From the genome of Nicotiana tabacum cultivar K326 chromosome 2, ASM71507v2, whole genome shotgun sequence:
tataaatatgtgaaaagtatatatatagacctgCTTCATCCCATTCATTTACAAGGACAAGGGTATCATCtccacaaaaaactagtcaaaacaatctattatacgctacttagaagctcaagtaacttgagtcgaaaagaataaagttttctacatggaggaacaaaaaggatgactaaccttcaatttgaattttgaacttgctgctatgaaggagaatgacgttctctttgtatttgtaaaaaataaattgaatattcgttgcttttgggagatattagcagactagctgCCAAGATAtagaattgggaaagaccatgaattggggtttcaatcaataaaaaaggtcttgacttttaaatttaatacatttcagttcctttttaaaacttttgagtaattaccaagctgaattttaaaaatttgggtattatatgaacgacttattcaataaattttgttttaattttaaaaaatctcTGGGACTTACATCTCACTAAAAAAACTCGCCTCAAACGTCCGGGCGTACGCCCCAAATTgttgggcgtacgcctcttgagactttcgcacCACACCATCATCTTTCAAAACACTGATTTGACATCGAACTCCCTTACATAATTCGAAAAGTATACATGTCTAGCTAGTCCGATAGTTATATACCCTTGACCTTGAGACTATAAAAAAgtacaataaatattttcttttcaaattctcCGTAGCACGTTCTTTCACCTAGGACACAATAACAATAACATATTAAAGAGAATAATGTGTACGCAAATTTTACCTATACTTTATAAAGTTAGAGAGACGATTTTCGATAGACTATTCGATAATTGACACAGCAGAAACAAAATAAACCAGTAAAAACAAGTAAAGCTATAATGCATTTCCTATCAAATGTACAAAACACATGATATGATCCAACACTGCAACTATTGAAATTGGCGAAAGACATGTTTCATCAagaaattagagataatgtggtTTGTTTTGTCGGTCACGTGAAAAGCGTCCCAAAATATGTACTTGTTTGCATCTGTGCATGTCAATGGATTTAAACTATCGCACAAGTAACCCATTTCAAATAATCCTGTGCCACAACATGCTACACCTGCCACTTCAAACCCTGTTTTCCAAAAATGTACACGGGTCAGGAGACAACTAAATAAATGGATAAATGCATATTGAAAAATTGATTTTCTtcaacaaattgaagaaaagttGGTTGCATGAAGTGGAGATAGAGAAGATTAATTATTTTAGAACCTTTTAAGTtgacaaatagagaaaaaaaacaattaatttgTAGAAGAACTTTTACCAAAACTTTATGAGATTTAAATAAGTTTTGAAGGGGCTAAGCTAATTTTAGGTGCATTATCATCGTTGAATACAAGAAGCTTTTGTTCTATTTGAAGTTCATTTTGCCAACTTGAATTATTGGAAAAGCATAAACAATAGTACTCCTATCAACTATTAGAGCTGCTCACATCTCCTAATTAATAACTTACACTTCCATTGTCGTTTGATGCATTTCAGAGAgttaaatttttcaattttgaCCGCTGATTCAGACATAAAATCTTTAGttttttccaaataaaatttacatatttagaaACAATATCAAAAGTACTAATAGTACAAattacaataattaataatttaaaaattatataaaaaagtcGAGGTAAAAATATCCGTTTGACTCTTGAAATCTGAAATGCATCAAaaaaattggaacggagggagtaacctAAAAAAACAAAATAGACAACAAGTTAAATTAGATCAATAACGTATTTTATACTAATGAATATAATTTAAATCCTATACGAATTATCCTTTCTTAGAGGGCCAAAAATGTTTTCAGAGGAAATAAAATGAAGGGAAAGAATGAAAAGAGGATCCaaataggaaaaaagaaaacttaccatAAGAAGAAGGTTTTCTAATCATTTGTAGCAAGAGATTATAAGCATCAGCAAAAACCACTCTAATCCCAGGAAGCTCTTTGTTTAGTTTCTGAACTAAACCACCCAACATCACATTAAAATGCTTAGCCACATTATTATATTTCTCATTGCATCCATCTCCATTTCCACTTATATAATTTGTTGCTCTTTCCAAAGGCAAACATCCCATAGGAGGAAGTCCAGTTAAGGAAATTTTCCTAGCTCCCATTTgataaatttgttttacaaaattcTGTGCAAGTCGGAGAAGGAAAGTCTGAAATTGATCTTCTGTGTATTGAGACGCACGTCTACTTTGCATTGAGTAGTAATTTTCTAAAAAGTCATTTGTTCCTATGCTCACTAAATATAATGCCTCTTCTATTATGTATTTGGCTTTCTTTTTGCCTGCGTATGCTCTTAGTTTCTTCTGATATTCCTTGTAGTACTCTACTTCCTTCCACAAAGGTATCACATCCTGGGAAGAAAAATAGTTGTAATTAATAGTAacatttaacttatatacataaCAACAacgtaaataatattttatattatcAGTGTAATGCCTTGATTTTCATTTAAGCAATTAATACTAACTATAAATGCTAAAACAAGAAAGTTCTTTATGCATGTTGGCTCTTAGAATGTTAAATAAACCAAATCAAGAGACCAAAATGTCCAAGAAAATCACCATTTAATTGACATCAAATTGTCTTTTGTTTTACCATGTAATCTCTTGTAGAAGGCACATAGGGGAGCGTATATATACACTCAGGAGTAAATTTCACGGGTGATCATTCAATTCTGTGTTCATTATGCAAaagtcattttttttctttttgttacgtaaaaatcattcaattttgtgttcattacccaaaagtcatttttctttcttttgttacacaaaaaatATTTGACTTTGCTCTATTTATCACAAAAGTCACCATGGCCAGTTTTTAtaatacttttacttgaaaagtctattatgtccTTGACATTAATCTtctcatttatgtaataccttctatattatatagtactatataatatatttttaccaaGGTATTTTACTTatgattaaaataactttaaattattttatttattagttTTATATATCAATACATTTAATTTTCCCATGGCACtcaatttgtttaatcatattcaaacatgaatatattttaaaatttaaaaatgataaaaaatatatttatttttcaatatttatttaacataataaaaatagatttgtttaacaaatgataattttttatagccaataaaaaattttaaaaaaagtttcaaagatatttgtgtttaatattaagttttttaagctttatctattaatattatttatttgaatgtATTAATATGATATGTCATTTTGCTAAATGTGggtaatttatttattaaattaataggTATAGCTTGGCTGATAAATCAATGAgctttgattttttaattttcattaaacatATTTCATTAAGCATGATTAAGAACGTGGACTTGAGATTTGTTCACGGTAATGTTACTGAGAAATTTAATAATGCTACTTATATAtattgaaaattaattttaagaaaacattaagtgtatgaatatattataaaataataaataaaatagtattaatttattttaattataagtaaaatacagGGGTAAAattatagtatatagtatataatatagaaggtgttacataaatgagaggatttataatgtcaagggcataatagacttttcaggtGAAAGGTTTGTAAAATCTGGTCAAAGTGATtattgtgataactagagcatagtaaaataatttttgtgtaacaaaaaaaaagtgacttttgggtaatgaacacaaagttgaatgaattttacgtaattaaaaaaaaataataacttttAGATAATGAACACAAAATTGAATGACCACCCATAAATCAAAATGTGAGGAGGCGTGATTTCCTTTTGGAAGAGTCGCAAGCAATTTTAGGTAATTTTTATTAACTATCAACAGATTAATGAATTTGAGTTTCAAAATCTCTGAAACTTCTTTTCCTTGAAAGTTTTTAATTATTACCCAACTACTTAACATTCAACCTAGTGTATTCAATTTTAGTAAACCAAGCGCGCTTACATAATGAATTTTAGCAAATAGTATATATCTAACATAAAATGATCTAGAAAACACTAGAACTATTTCATGATATACTCAATCAAAAAAAGAGAGGATAAAACTAAACAATTGATTGGTCGGTCGAAACTAATTGCAATCGCTAGTTAAAACTTATATAAAATGGTTCGAGGCGTGGAATCAATCACTAATGATTGCATTAGGGTAGACTATCTACACTACACCCCTTGGGGTGCAGGCCTTCCTGAATCCTGCGTGAACTCGGAATGCTTCGTACACCGATCTGTCATTttttaatcaaaaaaaaaaaaaaatatgtatattctatgtatataatatacatatatacaaaaaatatatatactgtcGGGTATTAATTTAGGAGCGGCTAAACATATGCATATTtctatcaataaataaataagaaagaaagaagtgaaaagcTTAATTATATTATGGGCTCTATTTGTCCTTCCATTTCCATATATAACAAAAGGCAGCACGTTTTACGCTTTGAATAAACATTACTACAGTACATTGTTACAATCCCACCTGACGGTCAATGCCTAAAACAGTATCAGTCTAGAAAACAAGTTGATCCCAATATAGAATTCCTATTTATCCGCATTGGTTATTTATATCAAATAAAGTAATATAACTATAATAGTAATTATAAATTAAGTTAAAATACCTACTCCTATCTGTTAAGTGATAAATGAGTACATAAAAGCCATTTGTTTGCAATTATTGATTTGGTATGAATATCGAATGCGAGTAAATTTTAAAAAAGACATACACAAAGCATCTCATATTCATACATAGTCTGGGAAATGCCGCACCCCAAGAGGTATGATGTAGATGTCTACCATAATATAAACATTAGTGGTTGTTTCTACTGACTTTACGGTTGTTACAGGACTCCTCTTTAAATTACGAGTAAATTTTGatcataaattaaaaaaaaagcatATAAAGGGTAAAAATGAAAGCTTACAAGCACATCAGAAGTGGCATTATCATAACCAGTACCAGCAGAAGCAAAGCAAACTCCCATTGCAAAATCAGATATATTAAATGCCGGATCCAAATAAGCTGGAACAAATGGCCTCAATCCAAAAGCCTCAGATATAAAATCCGGCGGAATTCGCCCATTGCAAAACCTCCCAGTTGGTTTTTTATCGTAAAAATCACGGCCGTACGGCTCGAAATTGCTCTTTAAAACAGTGGAAATTTGGTTGTTATTGCCTGAATCAACAGAGGAATCACCAAACACTATAATTGCTGGAACTTTGCTTGCCAAAATTGTAGTCATTAGTAAGAAGAATTGACCCAAAATAATACTGATGAAATTGTAAGCCATTTTTTAATTTGTGTTATAGAttaatttgagtgaaaatttggTGATTTTTATATAAGTGAATGTGTGGGAAAGAGGGTATGTGGAAAGGTTGTTGAGATCATTAATGACACTAAAATAAATATCGGTAGATAATATTTTTACTCTTTAGCAGTGAAGAGTCCAGCAAATTAAAGTTTGGAGTGAAGCAATTAATGAGACTTAGTTGAAAAGCATGTAAATGACCGTTCAGCGGTTTTTACTTCTCAGCTATAGTGTGTCAGTTTCTGTGCTTCGGCTCTTTAATTTTGGGTCGGAAATTGCATATTTGTCACTCTTATGTGGTTCTTGGTTTTGGATTACTCAAATTTAGTGCTCCTAGATTATGACAATCTTGCTCGTATATGTACGTTACTGAGTAACTATGTTTGTTCGCACTCTTCAGAAATTCCACGGGTTGAGGGTCGGATGCTTCAAAAAGTAATGTATTTTAGAGAATCCGACAcgaatatgatattatttttgaagaatttgagCAATATACTCAAGTACTATTAATACTTAATGATGATGATGGTTTCAAATTGTTAAGAGAAAATTTGTCACGATCTAAAATTTTACCACATGCGTCGTGATAACAtttagtctctaaaactaggtaagccgattacaattacactTCGAgccatttttttttgaaacatataatttaatacaagtatcGAAACCAATAGTGAAAacaattataacaacctcccaagactgataatattgagtcacgaactctaactgaatatatgcagtgatctcaaggatcgaatatacaatatcgttcgaataagagttgacattacaataaaatggaaagactcaaagggactgcgacgaccaagcagccctaccttgaatccttgcgatcacactctaatctctgtccaaatctgatatctccaatacctggctctccacaaaaatatgcagaagtgtagtatgagtacatcacagtcggtacccagtaagtatcaagactaatctcggtgaagtagtgacgaggtatagtcaagacactcactagtcaaataacctgtgcaatatagcagtatacaatagtactggaaatCAACTAGCAATgatatcaacaaaaatcaaccagtgatataaacagcaaggcaacaagaacaccataattattgctcaaacaaataaggaatacaagtacaactaattaatcatgtccttcaaatataaacCTGTCacatataattatttcaaataaatatctttcgaatatacttctttccaataaatatctttcgaatataattctttcaaataaccatctttcgaatatacttctttcaaataatcatctttcgaatatacttctttcaaacaaaatctttcgaatataattctttcaaataaaagtcattctgtgacacctcatttcataatcataaaacacgggtctcagcccactttcatattttcgtaacatgtgtctcaacccactttcatatttccacggcatctcgtgcccatatttctatcaaaacCGTACGGACACTCGCGtgacaataataaaattattatattttcccgacacctcgtgcccacattttatatcacatctgcacggacagttcacgtgccaataacataattattatatttttctggcaactcgtgcccacatttcatatcacatctgcatggacagttcacgtgccaataatataatagccacaggctcacaatttcaacatagatcagactattatcaagtttactgaaacaacaagacaagttgcacaagatataaaaataaacataagaaaAATCACAGCATCACGTGAAAATCACCAGtacaataaccccacatcatcacatattatccccgacaatagccacccttatcactcttgtaatagcctcccttatcactccgtccttacaatatcaatagccacccttatcgctcttataatAGCCTTCCTTATCGCTCTGTTTAACagcctcccttatcactccgcccagacaatatcccaacacatataacagtgaaatactacccttatgcccgcataatatcaacagtgagatgccacTCTTATACGCCACATAATagtaacccaaatcacacaataattcacacagaatattatcacaacaatacaacATAATCAACTCGTAATTACAAATTGctcataggccacaacctttccaaaggtACAACGAAATTAATAAATTTCACAACAAAGagcccacggctcaacacaatgtatataaaatctcaaaaacaacaataaggatggaaaagtaactcagcaagaacaacgccttctttaatccatattcttggtaattaaattaatacatctttacaaatttaattaattaattatttgcagatgaaaaatcctTAAATTCCACTAAATGACAACTCAACAGAACACAGAATCcacataaaagtcaagtgacaatcacaccaaattatcatataagaGCAAATTCGGCAAACAAGGAATGAAGCACGAcaataaaggatttaataagtaccaacaatttccaatttaatacttaaCGGTGTCTACaaattttaaccgatataatttgcacatataaaccaagtacgtactcgtcaccttgcgtacacggctttcaatcatacaattttcacataagactcaatgcctaaggggtaattcccctactcaaggttaggcaagatacttaccttgacGAAACTAAACTGATACTTTAAACGATCTTCGCGAGTGaaactgtcacgccccgacctgggagcaagactggcacccggtgcctcaactaacctagtataccaaattgcgactaagggactctgaacatataatatcataatttggccatggggccacctagcaagataatttgcgaagcaaaatataaaactgaatggaaactagtactgactaaacatcaatataaagttgggccgacaaggccgtcataactactacaactgacaaaccaccaaaatatacataccaggcctacaagcccaacatagtgcactaactgacaggatatgtctccaagcctctactgatagatatattgtgatcggaacaggggcccgacctacccataatatatatacatatatacagaagatgtacacgaaaacctagacccgataacttcGAAgaatgtggagcttaccgatcaggctgaactctggaaacacctactgaggaggtatacccgtctgtctatctgaacctgcatgcatgaaatgcagcgtccccagaaaagggacgtcagtacaaaataatgtaccgaatatataaggcaataacataactgaaagttgaaactggactgataatataataactgaaagtaattgggagtcaaagatgattggagatatacttacttgttgatactgactcaactccttcaatatagtaagtaaaataattgtccggccttataaggctcggtatatataactgctctgccgtagtaggctcgctc
Proteins encoded in this window:
- the LOC107788706 gene encoding GDSL esterase/lipase At2g04570-like; the encoded protein is MAYNFISIILGQFFLLMTTILASKVPAIIVFGDSSVDSGNNNQISTVLKSNFEPYGRDFYDKKPTGRFCNGRIPPDFISEAFGLRPFVPAYLDPAFNISDFAMGVCFASAGTGYDNATSDVLDVIPLWKEVEYYKEYQKKLRAYAGKKKAKYIIEEALYLVSIGTNDFLENYYSMQSRRASQYTEDQFQTFLLRLAQNFVKQIYQMGARKISLTGLPPMGCLPLERATNYISGNGDGCNEKYNNVAKHFNVMLGGLVQKLNKELPGIRVVFADAYNLLLQMIRKPSSYGFEVAGVACCGTGLFEMGYLCDSLNPLTCTDANKYIFWDAFHVTDKTNHIISNFLMKHVFRQFQ